In Zingiber officinale cultivar Zhangliang chromosome 8B, Zo_v1.1, whole genome shotgun sequence, a single genomic region encodes these proteins:
- the LOC122016765 gene encoding NAC domain-containing protein 35-like: MKLQQLPSAMISDHNSTGVAAPADLTADDDRDRDHDLLMPGFRFHPTEEELIDFYLRRKVQGRRFNVDLIPFLDLYRYDPWDLPVFATMGEKEWYFYVPRDRKYRNGDRPNRVTPSGYWKATGADRVVRSENGARSIGLKKTLVFYSGKAPKGIRSSWIMHEYRLPHSDTTLQYQKTTEISLCRVYKRAGVVEDNYQTTPAPAGIFLDRKHYSSSAKPVAAGAGTLSSTATSLKENSSTSLNPNNSSNSMEINNYQGLLLTNQQLGQGLMMVPPHEPQQLTPANQLTMSLPMISEKLWEWWSS, encoded by the exons ATGAAGCTGCAGCAGCTGCCTTCGGCCATGATCAGTGATCACAACAGTACTGGAGTAGCAGCGCCGGCAGATCTCACCGCTGACGATGACCGAGACCGCGATCACGACCTCCTGATGCCCGGCTTCCGCTTCCACCCCACCGAGGAGGAGCTCATCGACTTCTACCTCCGCCGCAAGGTCCAAGGCCGCCGCTTCAACGTCGACCTCATCCCCTTCCTCGACCTCTACCGCTACGACCCCTGGGACCTCCCAG TTTTTGCGACGATGGGAGAGAAGGAGTGGTACTTCTATGTTCCGAGGGATCGAAAGTACCGGAACGGCGACCGGCCTAACCGGGTCACTCCGTCGGGCTACTGGAAGGCGACGGGGGCGGACAGGGTGGTTCGGTCGGAGAATGGAGCGCGGTCGATCGGGCTGAAGAAGACGCTGGTGTTCTACTCCGGGAAGGCACCCAAGGGGATTAGGTCAAGCTGGATCATGCACGAGTACAGGTTGCCACACAGTGACACGACACTGCAATATCAGAAG ACGACTGAGATCTCTCTCTGCCGGGTCTACAAGAGAGCTGGAGTAGTAGAAGACAACTACCAGACCACTCCCGCACCTGCCGGAATATTCTTAGACAGAAAGCACTACTCTTCCTCTGCAAAACCGGTCGCCGCCGGCGCCGGAACCCTAAGCAGCACCGCCACGTCGCTGAAAGAAAACAGCAGCACTTCACTGAACCCTAATAACTCCTCCAACTCCATGGAAATCAATAACTACCAAGGTCTTCTTCTCACGAACCAACAGCTAGGTCAAGGGTTGATGATGGTGCCGCCACATGAGCCACAGCAGTTGACTCCGGCGAACCAGCTCACTATGTCGTTGCCGATGATCTCGGAGAAGCTGTGGGAATGGTGGAGCAGTTAA
- the LOC122015551 gene encoding protein FAR1-RELATED SEQUENCE 6-like, with protein sequence METDTIIEGEIIQAKELVIEDDIIEGKIDKAELDGQLRVVTGGDDGVPHLGMVFSSYGEAVTFYKRYAMRTGFGVTIKKSSFTTYGLCRRLVLVCSKEGKAQTKACYHQSRPSTKTNCEAAFIAKLWGDGLLHVVEAKLEHNHELNPSEAHLFRCYKNMSSGATKDLAVRAAGREHLPYVGLEFLNSIDDGQMKLAEGDKDAISQFFARMQTKYPNFFYMLDLDMEGHLRNVFWADPRSRSAYHCYGDVVYFDSTYLKNEYKIPLVLFVGSNNHGQQVLLSCGLLADETPGNYLWLFKAWLTCMSEHYPNAIITDQSKTIQSVVAKILPEVRHRICLFDISRSIPEKLREHTECKTIHKAMTELIHNSLKIDDFEEGWQNLTKTYELEANEWLNSLYENRKLWAPVYLKDMFWAGLSTTLDEKDASPFFEGFVYPETSLQQFLENYDLVLQTKYELEAKADFDSYHKSQVTVSDSPMEQQLSEIYTLSMFEIFQNELKAALYCQVSLVKVDGSISTFEVRVCSYTGSVERENDKYYEVLYQVDEFQVQCICGFFQFTGILCRHALSVLSLQQVYEVPPQYILNRWRKDFKLLNALEHSSKDFYGNRQVEQYDSLSLRCLQLVEVGMVSDEKYQLALKLIREVERSLLDDNTFQDLHNRFMSSVTRLTGSDENHGASQAGIIDGDKTSNSVSTKRRGRPPKKRRECEAEPVNDSNGKKDPLRTSTDGHQSNLFQSSSTAAQFGTHERTHGMIDIMEEVNQNDLGFGAHYGLQTNHQHPLSNQLQSGPTLQSHFGQQNLGDPSRMHWHIQQMLQENQTPFGRRPG encoded by the exons ATGGAAACTGATACAATCATTGAAGGAGAAATCATTCAGGCCAAAGAATTAGTTATTGAGGATGATATTATTGAGGGGAAAATTGATAAGGCTGAACTTGATGGTCAATTACGGGTAGTGACAGGAGGTGATGATGGTGTACCTCATTTGGGGATGGTGTTCAGCTCCTATGGGGAAGCTGTCACTTTCTATAAACGATATGCGATGCGCACAGGGTTTGGTGTTACTATAAAAAAGTCATCTTTTACAACTTATGGACTTTGCCGACGACTTGTACTTGTGTGCAGTAAAGAGGGGAAAGCACAAACAAAAGCATGCTACCACCAATCTAGGCCATCAACAAAGACAAATTGTGAAGCTGCATTTATAGCCAAGCTATGGGGTGATGGTTTGTTGCATGTAGTTGAAGCTAAACTTGAACACAACCATGAACTTAATCCATCAGAGGCTCACCTCTTTAGATGCTATAAAAATATGTCTAGTGGAGCAACTAAAGATCTTGCTGTGCGAGCTGCAGGACGGGAGCACTTACCATATGTTGGTTTGGAATTCTTAAACTCTATTGATGATGGGCAAATGAAGCTGGCGGAAGGTGACAAGGATGCCATTTCCCAGTTTTTTGCACGGATGCAGACCAAATATCCAAATTTTTTTTACATGCTGGATCTAGACATGGAAGGTCATTTAAGGAATGTGTTTTGGGCTGATCCTAGGTCAAGATCAGCATATCATTGTTATGGTGATGTTGTTTACTTTGATTCAACCTATCTGAAAAATGAATACAAGATTCCTCTTGTTCTATTCGTTGGGTCAAACAATCATGGTCAACAGGTGTTGTTAAGCTGTGGTTTACTTGCTGATGAAACCCCTGGAAACTACTTGTGGTTATTTAAGGCCTGGCTGACATGTATGTCGGAGCACTATCCAAATGCTATCATCACTGATCAATCTAAGACTATTCAAAGTGTGGTTGCCAAAATATTACCAGAAGTCCGCCATCGAATTTGTTTGTTTGATATAAGTAGAAGTATTCCTGAGAAGTTAAGGGAACATACAGAATGTAAGACGATTCATAAGGCCATGACTGAATTAATACACAATTCTTTAAAAATTGATGACTTTGAAGAAGGCTGGCAGAACCTGACTAAAACATATGAACTTGAGGCTAATGAATGGTTGAACTCTTTATATGAAAATCGGAAACTATGGGCACCTGTTTATCTGAAGGATATGTTTTGGGCTGGGTTGTCCACTACACTCGACGAAAAGGATGCAAGCCCTTTTTTTGAGGGGTTCGTTTATCCTGAAACTTCTTTACAgcaatttttagaaaattatgaTTTAGTTTTGCAAACCAAATATGAGTTGGAAGCAAAAGCAGATTTTGACTCATACCACAAGAGCCAGGTTACGGTATCAGATTCTCCTATGGAGCAACAACTTTCTGAAATATACACACTTAGCATGTTTGAAATTTTCCAGAATGAGTTAAAGGCAGCTCTTTATTGCCAGGTTTCACTAGTAAAGGTAGACGGCTCTATATCTACATTCGAGGTACGGGTATGTTCCTACACTGGAAGTGTTGAAAGAGAGAATGACAAGTATTATGAGGTGCTGTATCAGGTTGATGAATTTCAGGTGCAATGTATATGTGGCTTCTTTCAGTTCACAGGGATCTTATGCAGACATGCTTTGTCAGTACTAAGTTTACAGCAAGTGTATGAGGTTCCACCTCAGTACATCCTCAATCGTTGGAGAAAGGATTTCAAGCTTTTGAATGCTTTGGAGCATTCCTCAAAAGACTTTTATGGCAATCGGCAGGTTGAGCAGTACGATTCTCTTTCGTTGCGTTGCCTTCAACTTGTTGAAGTGGGTATGGTGTCTGATGAGAAGTACCAGCTTGCTCTGAAGTTAATTAGAGAAGTGGAAAGATCTCTGTTAGATGATAACACGTTTCAGGATTTGCACAATAGGTTCATGTCTTCTGTTACTAGGTTGACTGGAAGCGATGAAAATCATGGAGCATCACAGGCTGGTATCATTGATGGTGACAAAACTTCTAATTCTGTTTCAACTAAGCGAAGAGGACGCCCACCCAAGAAAAGGAGAGAATGTGAAGCAGAACCAGTTAATGACTCAAATGGCAAAAAG GATCCTTTGAGGACATCAACTGATGGGCACCAGAGCAATTTGTTTCAATCTTCATCAACTGCTGCCCAATTTGGCACTCATGAGAGAACACATGGAATGATCGATATAATG GAAGAAGTCAACCAAAATGACTTGGGATTTGGTGCTCATTATGGACTGCAAACAAACCACCAGCATCCTCTAAGCAATCAACTGCAATCTGGCCCTACATTGCAG AGCCATTTTGGACAGCAAAATCTTGGAGATCCATCAAGAATGCATTGGCACATCCAACAAATGTTGCAG GAAAATCAGACACCGTTCGGTAGGAGGCCTGGGTAG